The proteins below come from a single Benincasa hispida cultivar B227 chromosome 4, ASM972705v1, whole genome shotgun sequence genomic window:
- the LOC120076464 gene encoding protein NRT1/ PTR FAMILY 4.6-like: MEIVKEESDGSIWEGYVDWRKRAAVRGRHGGMMAAGFVLGVEVLENLAFLANASNLVMYLRKYMEFSPAKSANHVTTFMGTAFLLALLGGFLSDAFFTTYYVFLFSSLLEFLGLVMLTVQAKVSSSCEEGNSKGCKEVGGREAAVLFIGLYLVALGVGGIKGSLPAHGAEQFDEGSPQGRKRRSSFFNYFVFSLSCGALIAVTFVVWVEDNLGWQWGFGISTISIFLSIPLFLAGSPFYRNKIPTGSPLTTILKVLVAAALNRGSSNKPATNAVASLARSPSTSTAKQLINKELTQNNTTNPTQSLKFLNKAVQNPPFHPSLKCTTQQLEDVKIVLKVLPIFACTIILNSCLAQLSTFSIEQASTMNTKISSLKVPPASLPIFPVLFIILLAPLYDHLIIPFARTLTRTEAGITHLQRIGVGLLLSVLAMAVAALVETKRKAVAGAHPDAHPLPITFLWIAFQYLFLGSADLFTLAGLLEFFFTEAPATMRSLATALSWASLAVGYYLSSVIVSVVNRVTAKASHTPWLSGHNINHYRLSNFYWLMCALSGFNFLHYLFWALKYKYRSTQGNK; encoded by the exons atg GAAATTGTGAAGGAGGAGAGCGATGGGAGCATATGGGAAGGGTATGTGGACTGGCGGAAGAGGGCGGCGGTCCGAGGCCGACACGGTGGGATGATGGCAGCTGGATTCGTGTTAG GAGTTGAAGTGCTGGAGAATTTGGCGTTTCTGGCAAATGCTAGTAACTTGGTGATGTATTTGAGGAAGTATATGGAATTTTCACCGGCGAAATCGGCGAACCATGTTACAACTTTTATGGGCACTGCCTTTCTTCTTGCACTCCTTGGTGGCTTCTTATCCGATGCCTTTTTCACAACTTATTACGTCTTCCTTTTCTCCTCTCTCCTTGAGTTTCTG GGGTTGGTGATGCTGACAGTGCAAGCGAAGGTGAGTTCATCATGCGAGGAGGGGAACTCGAAGGGGTGCAAGGAAGTTGGGGGGAGAGAGGCGGCGGTGCTGTTCATAGGGCTGTACTTGGTGGCGCTCGGGGTGGGCGGCATAAAGGGGTCGTTGCCAGCGCACGGGGCGGAGCAGTTCGACGAAGGCAGCCCACAAGGGAGGAAGAGGAGGTCAAGTTTCTTCAACTACTTTGTGTTCAGTCTCTCATGTGGAGCCCTTATTGCAGTCACTTTCGTGGTTTGGGTTGAAGACAACTTGGGGTGGCAATGGGGATTTGGAATCTCGACTATCAGCATTTTTCTATCCATTCCTTTGTTCCTTGCTGGTTCCCCTTTTTACCGTAACAAAATCCCCACTGGTAGCCCCCTCACCACAATTCTCAAG GTATTAGTAGCAGCAGCATTGAACCGTGGGAGCAGCAACAAACCAGCAACAAACGCAGTGGCAAGCTTAGCAAGAAGCCCATCCACCTCAACCGCAAAGCAGCTGATTAACAAGGAGCTAACACAAAACAATACAACTAATCCAACCCAAAGCCTCAAATTCTTAAACAAAGCAGTACAAAACCCACCTTTCCACCCATCACTAAAATGCACAACTCAACAACTAGAAGACGTAAAAATAGTCTTAAAAGTCCTCCCCATCTTCGCTTGCACCATAATCCTCAACTCATGCTTAGCTCAACTCTCCACTTTCTCCATTGAACAAGCCTCCACAATGAACACCAAAATCTCCTCCCTCAAAGTCCCCCCAGCCTCTCTCCCAATCTTCCCTGTTCTCTTCATCATTCTCCTCGCCCCGCTCTACGACCACCTCATCATCCCCTTCGCTCGAACCCTCACCCGCACCGAGGCCGGAATCACCCACCTCCAACGCATCGGTGTTGGCCTCCTTCTCTCCGTTCTCGCCATGGCTGTTGCCGCCCTCGTCGAGACCAAGCGTAAGGCCGTGGCTGGTGCCCACCCAGATGCTCATCCGCTGCCCATAACGTTTCTTTGGATTGCATTTCAGTACTTGTTTTTGGGGTCTGCAGATTTGTTTACCTTGGCGGGTTTGTTGGAGTTTTTCTTCACGGAGGCTCCTGCTACAATGCGGTCTTTGGCTACGGCTCTATCTTGGGCTTCCTTGGCTGTTGGGTATTATCTAAGCTCCGTCATTGTATCGGTTGTGAACCGTGTGACTGCCAAAGCTTCCCACACGCCTTGGCTATCTGGCCATAATATCAATCACTATCGTCTTTCTAACTTCTATTGGCTCATGTGTGCGCTTAGTGGCTTCAATTTCTTGCACTACCTTTTTTGGGCTCTCAAGTATAAATATCGATCCACCCAAGGGAACAAATGA